The following coding sequences are from one Gossypium hirsutum isolate 1008001.06 chromosome A12, Gossypium_hirsutum_v2.1, whole genome shotgun sequence window:
- the LOC107938357 gene encoding cyclin-A3-1 gives MNSATILSESSPKMEVDQENRVPSTRSSSPSRKRTSLTNSLPLQPSLAKKRVVLGELASSPNIGSGQNPNCGSKIEKCPSSEKRLTREPKEKKKKQEPSDVIDESFGDLKKCSFSSSIYGHLHSLEIEEKRRPLPDYMEKVQNGITVNMREMLMAWLVEVTEEYKLVSDTLHLTVSYIDRFLSSHPVSRNKLQLLGVSCMLIASKYEEITPPHIDDFCYITDNSYTKEEVVEMEKEILKLLDFEIGTPTTRNFLRIFMRAAEEKCKYQELQLEFLSCYLAELSLLDYGCLQFLPSIVASAAIFLSRFIIQPNTHPWSKSLQRYSCYRPIELKECVLSIHALHLNRRGNCLRAVTEKYMQHKFKGVAMLCSPSEVPGRYFKEAVDE, from the exons ATGAATTCTGCAACAATCCTTTCAGAGTCATCACCAAAAATGGAAGTTGATCAAGAGAACCGCGTGCCATCAACGCGCTCTTCATCTCCATCTAGGAAGCGAACTTCCCTCACTAACTCTCTTCCTCTGCAACCTTCCTTGGCCAAGAAACGGGTCGTACTCGGTGAACTCGCCAGCTCGCCCAATATTGGATCGGGTCAGAACCCGAACTGCGGATCCAAGATCGAGAAATGCCCAAGTAGCGAGAAGAGACTGACGCGTGAaccgaaagagaagaagaagaaacaagaacCTAGTGATGTGATTGATGAAAGCTTTGGCGATCTGAAGAAATGCTCCTTCTCGTCTTCTATATATGGACATCTCCACTCTTTGGAg ATTGAGGAGAAAAGGAGGCCATTGCCCGATTACATGGAGAAGGTGCAGAATGGTATTACAGTGAATATGCGAGAAATGCTGATGGCATGGTTGGTGGAAGTAACTGAAGAATACAAACTTGTTTCCGACACCCTTCATCTTACAGTGTCATACATTGACAGATTCCTGTCTTCTCATCCTGTCAGTAGGAACAAGTTGCAACTTCTTGGTGTTTCATGCATGCTTATTGCCTC TAAGTATGAAGAGATCACTCCTCCCCATATAGATGATTTTTGCTACATCACAGATAATTCTTACACTAAGGAAGAG GTGGTTGAGATGGAGAAAGAAATACTTAAATTGTTGGATTTCGAAATTGGTACTCCCACTACTAGGAATTTCCTCAG AATTTTTATGAGAGCTGCGGAGGAAAAATGCAAA TATCAAGAATTGCAGTTGGAATTTTTGAGTTGTTATCTTGCAGAGCTAAGCTTGCTGGACTATGGATGTTTACAGTTCTTACCGTCAATAGTTGCTTCAGCAGCTATTTTTCTTTCTAGATTCATTATCCAACCAAACACGCATCCTTGG AGCAAGTCACTGCAACGTTACTCGTGTTATAGACCAATTGAATTAAAGGAATGCGTGCTTTCCATCCATGCTTTGCATCTGAATCGAAGAGGGAACTGTTTGAGAGCTGTGACAGAGAAGTATATGCAACATAAG TTCAAGGGCGTGGCCATGTTGTGTTCGCCATCAGAAGTCCCTGGAAGGTATTTTAAGGAGGCTGTTGATGAATGA